The genome window cttgcagtccaagggactctcaagagtcttctccagcaccacagttccaaagcattaattcttcggcattcagccttctttatggtccagctctcacatccatacatgactactggaaaaaccatagctttgactagacagacctttgtcagcaaaataatgtctctgctttttaatacactatctaagtttgtcataacttttcttccaaggagcaagtgtcttttaatttcatggctgtagtcaacatctgcagtgatttttaagcccaagaaaatagtctgtcactgtttccattgtttccccatctatttgccatgtagtgatgggaccggatcccacgatcttagattttttaacgttgagttttaagcccactttttcactttcctctttcaccttcatcaagaggctcttgagttcctcttcgctttctgccataagggtggtattatctgcatatctgaggttattgacatttctcatggcaatcttgattccagcttgtgcttcatccagctggcgttttgcatgaggtactctgcatataagttaaataagcaaagtgacaatatacagccttgatgtactcctttctcgatttgaaaccagtccattgttccctgtctggttctgactgttgcttcttgacctgcatacaggtttctcaggaggcaggtagggggtctggtattcccatctctttaagaattttccacagtttgtggtgatccacacagttaaaggctttagcacagtcagtgaagcagaaatagatgtttgtctggaattctcttgatttttctatgatctgacgggtgttggcaatttgatctctggttcctctgccttttctaaatccagcttgaacatctggaagttcttggttcacatactgttgaagcctggcttggggaattttgagcattactttgctagcatgtgagatgagtgcacttgtgcagtagtctgaacattctttgggattggaatgaaactgaccttttccagccctgtgtccattgctgagttttccaaatttgctggcatactgagtgcagcatttcaaCAGCATCCATCTTTGaaaggattggaaatagctcagctggaattccatcacctccactagctttgttcatagtgaggcttcctaaggcccacatgtcAAGTTACCTTTGGTTTTATAGTCTGTTGACCCAGCTGTTGATAATTTATAAGCCTGGTTTGCTTAATTTAGTCAACAGTTTTCAAGCTTTTCCCACAGTTGCTCTACTGAAACATTTAAAGTAAATGACACTTTATTCCATTGTACTTGAGTAGCCATGACTAAAAACTAAGTTTCTATAAACCTATCCAGAAACCAGAAAAACCTTTGGCAGTGTGAATCATCGCTGATGTAGTTTGATTCTCCTTGGCTTTTATTTACTGTCTTGAGGAGGGGTGCACCTGTAACTGCACGCTAGTGTAAGGCGTGTCAGGCGTGCAGAACACGGAGTGGACAGTCCCGGCCCTGTGACTCGTGAGAGGTCGTCTAACTTAAGCTCCCTTTTCTGTTGGCAGTGCACGACTTGATTTTCTGGCGAGATGTGAAGAAGACTGGCTTTGTCTTTGGCACCACACTGATCATGCTGCTGTCCCTGGCAGCTTTCAGTGTCATCAGTGTGGTTTCTTACCTCAtcctggctcttctgtctgtcACCATCAGCTTCAGGGTCTACAAGTCTGTCATCCAAGCTGTACAGAAATCAGAAGAAGGCCATCCATTCAAGTGAGTTCAAGTATCATAAGTAATGCTCTACAACTTAGGAAAGGGTTTGCAGAGGCTGGTCAGATTCAAATCAGACCTGATTAGAAATCAGGAATTATAGGGCCTAATGCAGCTAATCAGTGGCATGAAACGTCAGCTTGAGACTCCTTTATGAAGTGACCAAGTTAGGCGCCGGGAACTTCTTTGACAAACTAGAGGTTCACCTAAAAGGACCGTCTGAATTCCTGGGCAGGGTCGTCCTGTAGAGCAAGCAGGGCATCTGGACAGCGCACAGTGAAAGGGGGTCCCAGGTACATGTTTAAGCCCCACATAGTTAATACTTAAAACAGCCTTGGAATGTTGTCGTTGAGGATGCATTCTTGGCAATATCAGAACTCAGTGTGTATATTCTTGGTTTTATTACTGATTTCCTTCCTATCTCTCCTTTAGTTACCTTAATACCAGGGGCAAGTCATGATGAAGTCAGTAGGTCATGCATTTGTAGAATCCAGTTGCTAGCTTTTCCAACTGTGCTATgatttaacaaatgttttctcACCCCTTTCCTCTTGAAAGTCTTGGCctgtaaaaaattttaacatcaacaaatggcagtattttattattttcaaatagcaGGTTTTTAAAACCCCTTCTCGTGGAAAAAGAAGTATTTCTGTGGTCTCTCAGAAGTATGACAGAATAGTGTCTGAGTGCAGCTTTGGTCCTTGTCTTTTCTCCTGGTGAAAATAGAAGGAATGATTTAAGCTCTATGTGGCATGTTAAAAGTTACTTGCAAATTGGTTTTAACAAATCAGTAGTTGTTGATTGATTGAGTGGATAAATTTTACTGTTTTGCCACAAGCTACAATgtagaagttgtttttttttttctcctttcacatGACGCTGTTATAgatttataaaatgtgttttgcTGGGTTGTATTAATTACAGCAtctaatttttataacttttgtgtttgatagtaaatatttccttaataaacaggaaagaaaaacatgCCTATTACTCTTCTGATTTTTCCTGCAAGACTGTAGGCTGTTTGAGGCagaagcagttttatttttctgatatccCTACACCTAGTGGAGGGTCTGGTACTCATGGGCACGCAGTAAGTGCTGAGTGAATGGGCAGATTGTGAGCAGGTGGTTACGTCTCAGTTCTAGAATGCATCCTGGGAACAGAACGCAGGTCTTTGTgtttctttaacaaatattttataatgcctcctttatcattttgaaatgaaattcatAGATAATATTACTGGTAAACAATTACAACAAGCATTTCagtcaatattttaatttcttagaaataactacaccaaaaaagaaactaaagatactTTAGATCAGATACTTGCATGTACATTTATAATCTCCCTTACAGATGTGATTTtccaaaatggcaaaaaaaaaatcttaaggttTCAGTATAAACAAAATACAGATTTAGACAATTCGGGATATGTTAAAATTGTGGggaaaatactttgtttttatatGTTCTTGGCTCTTGATAATTATAAATAGGTTCACCTTCATGAATATCCTATGAGATAGTAAAAGTTATGCAGGACATTGGGCAGTTCTTTATTGTACATGACTATCCCTCACTGCAGACATAGGGCAGCTTTGCCTCTACCTACCAAATGACAGCcatgtcccccccaccccatgttAGCAAAATCTGCCTCTGCAGATGTCACACACCCTTCGGGGGATTTCACCCTCTGAAGAACTTCTGTGCTAACAGAAACAGGTCGTCTCCTGCCATGTCAAATGTGTGACTGTTGTTTCTTCTTCTGGAAGAGCCTACCTGGATGTCGACATCACTCTGTCCTCAGAAGCTTTCCATAATTACGTGAACGCTGCCATGGTGCACATCAACAGGGCCCTGAAACTCATCATTCGTCTCTTTCTGGTGGAGGATCTAGTTGACTCCTTAAAGGTTAGTTGCCTCTACAGCTTTTGGTGATGAGGCTGAGGAAAACCAGGGACTGAGTTATAATTCAGAGGAAAGGCAGTAAATAAGGTTTTATCAGACAAAAGCAAAATGTATGCTTGTCTCAATCAATCTATAAAAATGGAAGTAGGGGTTAGTAAAGAAGGTACTTTGCGCCAAGGGAACTAACATCAGAATAAGGATAATGTATGTAATTGATAGAAATGCAGTTACCGTCTGTTTGGGGGCCTGAGAGAACCACTGAGTTCTTTTATGCACCCTCAAATGTATAATAGAAATGAGGTAACCATCTTGAAATTATTAATGGCATACATCACTAAATTTATGAGGACTTAGCTAGAAAAGAATAACATCAAATAACCTGAATTTtgtaagatcccctggtggaaggcatggcaacccactccagtattcttgcctggagagaggagcctggtgggctacagtccatgggatcgcaaagagtcagacacaactgagtgactactactgctaagtcgcttcagtcgtgtccgactctgtgcaaccccatagacggcagcccatcaggctcccccatctttgggattctccaggcaagaacactggagtgggttgccatttccttctccaatgcgtgaaagtgaaaagtgaaagggaagtcgctcagtcatgtctgactcttcgcgaccccatggactgcagcctaccaggctcctctgtccatgggattttccaggcaagagtactggagtggggtgccattgccttctccaaactgagtgactacacacaGCCAAACCTGAATTTTGCATTATGATTATTCCTGCTTAACCCTCTGATGTTGGCCTTCACAGCTTGCTGTCTTCATGTGGCTGATGACCTATGTTGGTGCCGTTTTCAATGGGATCACCCTTCTGATTCTTGGTAAGGTGGCAAGGAAAATGTCTTCAGTCTCTATGAAGTAATTGCTAAGAGTAAGAACAAAGAGAGCTCAGCGTGGCTCCAGTCCTTTCACACTGGCCCAGCCTTTAACATCCATAAAGGCCTTGACTAGTTATTGGAGGAACCTGTGTTTGTGGGCACAGGTTTATTAAATGGTCCCACCTATAAAGAAACATCCAGATAACTAGAAATACAGGAGAGTTGTCGAGATTTGGTTTAAATATGAGGATCTTCATAATTTGGAAATTATTAGTGGTACAAGAAGGAAGACTATATACCTGTATCTAACTGTCCTTAGTTGAGAGCCCTGGCCAGGATTTCTCATATTGATGAAGTTCTGTGTTTCCCTGTATTTCATGAGGAAAAATATCCCTGTTACTCAGACTTTGTGACTGTCTCCATTGACACTTGCCGTGTCTCATGATTCTTTCTTACAGCTGAACTACTCGTTTTCAGCATTCCAATTGTCTATGAGAAGTACAAGGTAAGCATTTGTCTGTTTTTGAGTCAGATATGCCAGTTAATGTATGActaattttagttctttttttatttctttatttatttggctacatcagatctttagttgcagtatatgggatctagttccctgaacaggaattgaacccgggccccctccattgggagcacagagtcttagccacttgaccaccagggaagtccctagttcaTTTTTTAGGCATTGAAAGTGCACAGCAATCTTTTCCTAGCCGTTTTTACAGTCTAATTTTACAAGTCAAGTGCCTACAAGAAACTGGTAACTGGTTTCCTCTAAGAAGTGAAACTGAATGTCTAGAAGAGATAAGGGTAGAAAGGGAATTTACTGTATTACCATGCTGTGTGTCTTTTGAGTTTTATCAGATGGATCTGTTCCccaaaaaaagttgaaaaaaatgcttaaataagAGCTGGTATCTGTGAAGAAACAAACCATTAAAGGAGTTGTGGGAATCCGTCAGTGTGAGCAGACGTCTGCATTGTAGTGGCTTATACCGAGTGTACTGGCTGCTGTGAAGTTATTCTTGATAGACTGTCGTCCATCATCTGACTTGATTCATGGCTTTTTGGTATTAAATGAATTAGTCTCACCAGGAGTCAGAACATATTTGTGTTTACTGAATGTAGATTAGACACACAGTTTCTGGTATTGAGAAAATGATGGTTAAACTAGGCTAAAGAATCTTACCTTCAGGAAAATTGTTAATCTGTGTGTTgccacaactgaatgacttttctTCCTTGAAGACCCAGATTGATCACTATGTTGGCATCGCCCGCGATCAGACCAAGTCAATTGTTGAAAAGTGAGTATGCTTAGGTTCCACATTTCATCATGACAtgagcttttttccccccagttgtTTTTAGTCTCCTATGTAAAATGCTAATGCcaaagaaagtaatttttatCCTGGGGAAAAGGAAAAGCTTTGTTAATAGTTTCATTTTACTAGAAATTATTTCATCTGCTCCTTTGTAAAGCATTCTTTGTATCTTAAACTGAAAAGGATCAACAGAGTTAGGACCACTCTGCCTTTTTGAActggtttttaaatgtttgtggTTGTCTACTCACCATTTAGTTTCACAAATATCAATATTAAGCCaaactcttctttcccttttcagaaataaaacttgtagtaaataaatatattaaagctCAGAACTACCTCTAAGACTACATATCCTTCTGTTTTAATCAGTTTCATatttaaatcaaataataaaatactggTAGAATTTTTATGACTCCCTATATCAAGGAACTATAAgttaatatttttccatattttcttcagaTACTCTTTAAGAAACAAAGCATCACAGCAGTTAAATTCTCTTTGTGCCCGCCCCCTACCTTTCACACCCCAGGTTTCGGTGCTTTTTCTAGCTTTGATATGAGGAAACCTTGTCCATATCCAGACAGCCCAGACTTAATGCAGGATCTTTACCTACTTTTTTGCTTTCTTAGGTAGACACTGGAGCTAAAGCCCAGCAAGGGCAGTTCACACAGATTTGTATATGGTTGTTGCTTATTCCTACAGAGCAGAGCCAGCAGGCAGTGTGCTTACGTgtacctcattctctgtcatccccagagaagggagccAGGAGGTTTGGGCAGCAAGAGAGGACAGGCAGCAGGCTCAGCGGCAGGGAGCAGGTGGATCTTGGGGGCTCTCTTCGGCTCATCCCAGGCCAGACTCAGCCCCTGCCCAGTGAAAATGGGAGTGTTGTTCTCAGGACACTAGTGAGTCCCAGAGCTGTCTTCTAGGATCAgtgttaaaacaaaaatctacaaCTAATGTCtgtattttcactctttttttctttccttttcccaatAGGATCCAAGCAAAACTCCCTGGAATcgcaaaaaaaaaggcagaataagTACATGGAAACCAGAAACACAACAGTTACTAAAACACCATTTAATAGTTATAACGTTGTTACTTGTACTATGAAGGAACATGCTCGGTGTCAGCTTGAGCCTGCATTCCAAGCTTTTTTTTATTTGGTGttttctcccctcctttccctctaCCCTCAGTATCAAGCACAAGAATTGTTGGACTTAAACAAGAACTGATATcttagaaaacccaaaagaataaagaaagagtCAAATTAATAGGATAAGTCAGTACCTTAATGATGGTGGAGCTTTTACCTGTAACTTGAAAGGAGGGGGAAAATTGGaggtaaaggagaaaatgaaaaattaaaacacatcTCTTGGGTTCTTGTATCCAAATTTCAAGGACTAGTCAGTCTTCTATAGCTTCCCATCATAGTTTTGCCcttatttttaagttaagaaaTAATGATTAACTTATGAAGAAATTATCTGGGGACAAGAATGGGATCCTtcccttgtttttgttgttgttttgcagtCCTCTGATCCCATCTTTCTGCCCCACGACGTGAGCAGCTACtcctaattttcttcttcttcatttaatGATATAGCTTTCAACTCTGTGAATAACTTATAGTTGATAGTGATGATTCCTGATTCCCAGAGTACCATCTGATAAccaagaatggagctggaaggtCGGACGGAGGAGCGCACAGGAGCGCTGCTGTGACTCCCGAGCGTCCTCAGGAAGGAAAGGCTCCGCATGGGGGACGGTGGTGTCTGTGTCGTTTGTTCTGGACACCAGTTCTGAGCTGTAGTTGGAGAGCTTATTCCTGAATGTgctttcctccctctttcctcccctcaAGTTCAATAAATATGGTTGTACTTTTCTTATTATAAAGTAAATGTCTGTAACTGCTGTACACTGCTGTAAActtgttagagaaaaaaaaaattaatctgcatGTGGGCTCCTCCATTATTGAGTTATTGTAATCCTGTCTCAGTCCATGGCGGGGAAACATTCTCAAGAGGTGAGCTACAGAAACACAAaggcctttttctcttttccctgcaCACTCCATCTTTAACCTGTGCTCATCGTTTTACCCTGAGGACCAAAACTGCGCTGGCCTGCGCGGAGACCGTATCTGTGGTTAAGACACCACAGGTGAGTGTAGGGAGGTGCACTTTGTGGTTCAGGTGGAGTTTTAACTTGGAGGCTAGCTTATTGGCCGTGTGTTATTTGAGGATTCCTTCCATTTTCAGGCACTTAAGCTGTCTCAGCACCTGTACCATGGTGCAGGGTCCTCCTTTTGAGAGTGTTTTCCAAGAAGCTTTAGGTAAGGGTGACCAGGCAGGGCAGATTGTGTTGGCGGGCTCCATGCGCAATTAAAAGACAACAAACAGTTCACGTTGATATCAGATGGAGGGCATTTGGGAATCTTTGATTCCCACTTGAGACTTAATGTCTTCCTCCCCTTCCAACATTAAAATTCAGTAAACTTGAAGGAAAATCATCTGCGAATTCTTTCAGGTTGTAACTGACAGTCATGATAATCCAGACAGAATATGCACTGGTGACTTTAAAGTAAGGGCTATAATCTTTGACGGTCCCAAAGCAGTGCAGCTCTGTAGAAGGTAGTGGAAGGAccttttctttctactttgttGAGGAAATTACTTGGGAATTTAGATGGGTAAAACGTACCTTGCCTTACTCCACTCTTATTTTCTTAGCCCCCTTTCCTCCTGAAATGTTTTCACTCATTCCATGTCATGGTAGGAAGTGCACTCTCCACCTGCATTCCTTCGCCTTCCCAAGAACTCAGTGCACTGATTGTCTTTGTGGGCTTCCCCTCCAAAGGGCCTTTCCCCGCACAGGAAGCCTCCACACCTAGCTTTTGCTTTGTCACTGCTGTGTTCAGATTGATTGGACAGATCTTTGTGCcacacaggaattttttttttttttttttttaagaaaaatctataGGTGAAAAATTACTAATGAAactgtgtgcatatatgtgcgTGCAACATAAAAGTACAGTAGCACCAAGGAGCTTGAATCTTGGTTCCTGTAAAATGCAAATTGATGTggtattaataaaaaagaaaaaaagaacagtgacTGTGCTGTCATTCTGCTAACTTTATTCTTTATACACAGTTTGGGTAAAGTAAGAACCAAACAAGCCTTCCACTGGCCCCCATCCCCACTCCACCTTCCAGGCTTTAAAAAGTGATTAATAGTTGATACTAGTAGTGATTTCCAAGATTGCAGAATTTCCATAGTAGAACAAAGCTGTGCATTtggtttctgaaagaaaataagagaccCTCTTAAGAGGGGACCGCAGGAGAAAGATGGTGAGTGGAAAGGGCCAGGGGGGTCTGTTGTCCAGTTCACACCAACCTAGGAGGGTTCCCCCACCTGCAACATGAATGAAGCAGCCTGTAACTCCCACAGTCACAATGTACTTAAAATGAGACTCAGTCACCATGGAAAATGGAAACTTTTCCATCAGGTCTTTGCTCTTTCCCAAAACTAAGGCTGCCAATGACCCTTAAGCtgctttttttaattcaacatacCTCTTAGAAAACTTaggctgaaattttaaaaaagtaactgaTGCAAACAACTTCACAAATACGCATACAAATGTTCAAATAATGTCACTAACatggtatataaatatgtattcagAGTAACATTTACATATTGGCCATAATAGCAAGCATAccattaacaaaaaaaattcatgaagaaACTTCACCTGTTCATATCAGACTCCCAAGGCAAGGAGGAGGCACCTAGAGATGAGAACC of Bubalus bubalis isolate 160015118507 breed Murrah chromosome 5, NDDB_SH_1, whole genome shotgun sequence contains these proteins:
- the RTN3 gene encoding reticulon-3 isoform X2 codes for the protein MAEPSAATQSPSVSSSSSGAESSAPGGGSGSPGACPALGTKSCGSSCAVHDLIFWRDVKKTGFVFGTTLIMLLSLAAFSVISVVSYLILALLSVTISFRVYKSVIQAVQKSEEGHPFKAYLDVDITLSSEAFHNYVNAAMVHINRALKLIIRLFLVEDLVDSLKLAVFMWLMTYVGAVFNGITLLILAELLVFSIPIVYEKYKTQIDHYVGIARDQTKSIVEKIQAKLPGIAKKKAE